From the Arvicola amphibius chromosome 2, mArvAmp1.2, whole genome shotgun sequence genome, one window contains:
- the Pglyrp2 gene encoding N-acetylmuramoyl-L-alanine amidase, with product MMKVQGVLWILLGLLLWPESETASSLPLVMDSIIQALAELEQKVPVAEASGTASARILSANHFSPHNSLHQYLLRKAPSHNTTESELHSLSPELQALISEVAQHDVQDGKEYGVVLAPDGSTVAVKPLLVGLEAGLQGYRVTNLSSDCLDTPCDAGDTTANVAAIWPGLMDASTNASSTDVGATSPNGKAKTPTTVDRLLAVILAGDLGLTFLHSSQTQSYPGLGTEGCWDKLSAPRVFTLLDPKASRITMAFLNGALDGALLGDHLSRVSRPLPPLSHLLREYYGDGVAGDPNFRSNFRRQNGAALTSTPTLAQQVWEALVQLQRLEPKQPQLQNMTQEELAQVATLATKEFTETFLGCPAILPRCRWGAAPYRGNPTPLRLPLGFLYVHHTNVPAPPCTTFQRCAANMRSMQRFHQDVRRWDDIGYSFVVGSDGYVYEGRGWHWVGAHTRGHNTRGFGVAFVGNYTGSLPSDAALKTVRDVLPTCAIRSGHLLPDYKVLGHRQLVHSDCPGNALFNLLRTWPHFTAAEN from the exons ATGATGAAAGTCCAGGGTGTCCTCTGgatcttgcttggactgttgctgtggccagagtcagagacag cctcctccTTACCCCTGGTCATGGACTCCATCATCCAGGCCCTTGCTGAGCTTGAGCAAAAGGTGCCTGTGGCTGAGGCCAGCGGCACTGCCTCTGCACGGATACTGTCAGCCAATCACTTCAGCCCCCACAATTCTCTTCACCAGTACTTGCTGCGGAAGGCACCAAGCCACAACACGACAGAGTCAGAGCTCCACTCACTGAGCCCAGAACTTCAGGCTCTGATTTCAGAGGTGGCCCAACATGATGTACAGGATGGGAAAGAATATGGAGTGGTGCTGGCACCTGATGGCTCCACCGTAGCCGTGAAGCCTCTACTGGTTGGGCTAGAGGCTGGTTTGCAGGGGTACCGTGTTACCAACTTGTCTTCAGACTGCTTGGATACCCCTTGTGATGCTGGAGACACTACAGCAAACGTTGCAGCCATCTGGCCAGGACTAATGGATGCCTCCACAAACGCCTCTTCTACAGATGTTGGAGCCACTTCACCAAACGGAAAAGCCAAGACTCCCACCACTGTGGACAGACTCCTGGCAGTCATCTTGGCTGGAGACTTGGGACTGACATTCCTCCACAGTTCCCAGACTCAAAGTTATCCAGGCCTGGGAACTGAGGGTTGCTGGGACAAGCTTTCTGCCCCCAGGGTCTTCACACTGTTGGACCCCAAGGCATCCAGAATCACCATGGCTTTCCTCAATGGTGCCTTGGATGGAGCTCTCCTTGGGGATCACTTGAGCCGGGTTTCTAGGCCCCTGCCACCCCTCAGCCACCTGCTGAGAGAATACTATGGAGATGGAGTGGCTGGCGATCCAAATTTCCGAAGTAACTTCCGAAGGCAGAACGGGGCTGCATTGACTTCCACTCCTACCCTAGCCCAGCAGGTATGGGAGGCTCTTGTTCAGCTACAGAGACTGGAGCCAAAACAGCCACAGTTGCAGAACATGACCCAAGAAGAGCTGGCTCAGGTGGCTACCCTTGCTACCAAGGAGTTCACTGAGACTTTCCTGG GATGCCCAGCCATTCTCCCTCGCTGCCGCTGGGGAGCCGCCCCCTACCGAGGCAACCCGACACCACTCCGGCTGCCACTGGGATTCTTATATGTGCATCACACCAACGTGCCAGCGCCACCCTGCACCACCTTCCAGCGCTGTGCCGCTAACATGCGCTCCATGCAGCGTTTCCACCAGGACGTGCGTCGCTGGGATGACATCGGCTACAG TTTCGTGGTAGGATCCGACGGCTATGTGTACGAGGGCCGCGGCTGGCACTGGGTGGGCGCACATACGCGCGGCCACAACACTCGCGGTTTCGGCGTGGCCTTCGTGGGCAACTACACTGGGTCACTGCCCAGCGACGCAGCGCTGAAGACGGTTCGCGACGTGCTTCCGACCTGCGCCATTCGCTCAGGCCACTTGCTGCCAGACTACAAAGTGCTGGGCCACCGCCAGCTAGTTCACAGCGACTGCCCCGGTAATGCGCTCTTCAACCTGCTGCGCACCTGGCCTCACTTTACCGCG